One part of the Gossypium raimondii isolate GPD5lz chromosome 1, ASM2569854v1, whole genome shotgun sequence genome encodes these proteins:
- the LOC105782690 gene encoding uncharacterized protein LOC105782690 isoform X2 produces MKTMQCSMFTSRKKRHHYHPLPFPKPKLLWKCHQKRKKQERLSSRMKRIRSDMKEISEEQEEIKEKQRQEREKFEAIQLECEELKNQTILIAQQTASTQIRLALMLQILKARENLEFDKAVMLTNALREVIARQ; encoded by the exons ATGAAAACAATGCAATGTTCCATGTTTACGAGTAGGAAAAAGAGACATCATTATCATCCCCTTCCGTTTCCAAAACCAAAACTCTTATGGAAATGCCATCAG AAGAGGAAAAAGCAGGAAAGACTAAGCAGTCGCATGAAAAGGATAAGGTCGGATATGAAAGAAATAAGTGAAGAACAAGAAGAGATCAAAGAGAAGCAAAGACAAGAAAGAGAAAAATTTGAAGCCATTCAATTAGAATGTGAGGAACTTAAAAACCAGACAATCCTCATAGCACAACAAACTGCGAGCACCCAAATTCGTCTTGCTCTAATGTTGCAAATCTTGAAAGCAAGAGAAAACCTAGAGTTCGACAAGGCAGTCATGCTCACTAATGCTCTCCG TGAAGTGATAGCGAGACAATAG
- the LOC105782690 gene encoding uncharacterized protein LOC105782690 isoform X1 translates to MKTMQCSMFTSRKKRHHYHPLPFPKPKLLWKCHQQKRKKQERLSSRMKRIRSDMKEISEEQEEIKEKQRQEREKFEAIQLECEELKNQTILIAQQTASTQIRLALMLQILKARENLEFDKAVMLTNALREVIARQ, encoded by the exons ATGAAAACAATGCAATGTTCCATGTTTACGAGTAGGAAAAAGAGACATCATTATCATCCCCTTCCGTTTCCAAAACCAAAACTCTTATGGAAATGCCATCAG CAGAAGAGGAAAAAGCAGGAAAGACTAAGCAGTCGCATGAAAAGGATAAGGTCGGATATGAAAGAAATAAGTGAAGAACAAGAAGAGATCAAAGAGAAGCAAAGACAAGAAAGAGAAAAATTTGAAGCCATTCAATTAGAATGTGAGGAACTTAAAAACCAGACAATCCTCATAGCACAACAAACTGCGAGCACCCAAATTCGTCTTGCTCTAATGTTGCAAATCTTGAAAGCAAGAGAAAACCTAGAGTTCGACAAGGCAGTCATGCTCACTAATGCTCTCCG TGAAGTGATAGCGAGACAATAG
- the LOC105782702 gene encoding uncharacterized protein LOC105782702, translating to MYRFRKLLKGESSCKKLGKKKASSSWLGVMTGDIEGKWASSRKMLYKSSIQKAKRILRIKTGLAKKRVMVESLMAAKQDAAKTVASLRSLNMRRNELRDKLNSAIDELVRWRALETWLMGFL from the exons ATGTATCGTTTTCGGAAATTGTTGAAAGGAGAAAG TTCATGTAAGAAGCTTGGGAAGAAAAAAGCTTCTTCATCCTGGCTTGGGGTCATGACAGGTGACATTG AAGGAAAATGGGCAAGTAGTAGAAAAATGCTGTACAAATCCAGCATTCAG AAAGCTAAAAGAATTCTTCGGATTAAAACTGGATTGGCCAAAAAAAGAGTGATGGTTGAATCATTAATGGCGGCCAAACAAGATGCCGCCAAGACTGTGGCAAGCCTAAGGTCTCTCAACATGAGAAGGAATGAGCTAAGGGATAAGCTGAATAGTGCAATCGATGAGTTGGTGAGATGGCGAGCTTTGGAGACTTGGTTGATGGGTTTCCTTTGA